A stretch of DNA from Acropora palmata chromosome 12, jaAcrPala1.3, whole genome shotgun sequence:
ACATCCAGTTGTTCTCCCCTATCAGCATCATGTCACAGACCTGATAATCTCTCAACATCATCAAGTAACAGGTCACCTGGGTCAGGAATACGTTTTGTCCAGTCTACGTCAGCATTACTGGGTAATTAAGGGACGTTCACCCGTGCGACGAGTCCGCAAAAAAGTGTTTTCGATGCAAGAAACTTAAAGCACCACGAGGAGAGCAGCTCATGGCCAACTTACCGAAAGAAAGATTGATGTCAGGAGAACCACCATTCACTTACGTTGGTGTAGTATACTTTGGTCCACTCGTTGTTCGACAAGGTCGCTCGAATGTAAAACGCTATGGATGCCTTTTCACATGCCTGGTCGTTAGAGCTGTGCACATTGAAGTCGTGCACTCCCTTGACACTGACAGTTTCATAAATGCGTTGCGGAGATTTATCAACACGAGAGGGTGTCCTAAGGCCATCTACAGTGATAACGGAACGAACTTCCGCGCAGGTGAAAGAGAGCTTCGCGAATCGCTAAATGATTGGAATCAAACGTCCATAAACAGTTCCTTCAGCAGAGGAAAATCACATGGAAATTCAACCCGCCTGCCGCGTCACATATGGGTGGAGTCTGGGAACGAATTATCAGATCCATTCGCAAAATCCTCCGAGCCTTGCTAGGGCAACAGGCAATTTCTGACGAGATGCTGCAAACATTAATGAGTGAAATTCAAGGAATTCTGAATTCCCGACCATTGACTCCCGTGAGTAGTGATCCAAAGGACTTGGACCCACTGACACCCAAccacttgttgttgtttaaagCCAGTCCAAATTTGCCACCCGGATCTTTCTGCAAAGAAGATGTTTATAGCAAGCGCCGTTGGAAGCAACTGCAATACTTGACGGATGTATTCTGGAAGCGTTGGCTTAAAGAATATTTGCCCACACTGTTAGTGCGAGAAAAATGGATAAACCCACGTCGCTGTCTCACATCAGGAAATCTTGTCTTAATTTGCGATGAAACTGTACCTCGAGGAAATTGGCCATTAGGCAAAGTAATTGAAGCCCATCACGGAAAGGATAGATATGTCAGATCAGCGAAAGTTCGTACGAGTTCAACGATTCTTACACGACCAGTGACAAAATTATGCTTCTTGGAAGGAGAAAGGGGACCCTTCAGTAGCTAGACGCTTATTCTTTAGAATGGAACATTGAATTGTAAATCTGAAAGTTGACTATAAAATAGAACCTCATGTTCGTGTCTTGAGTGCAAAAAATTAAGAGTTAATTTAATGAACTGTAAAATAAGTAGTTCATTGGCGCCGGTATGTAGACACGAAAATTAGATTTTTCTTCATCCGCACAGTTTATTGGTTTTGTAGTTTGCTGTAATTGTTATCGCTCTATAGTTATACCGTGTATTTCGTCGTGTTCGTGAGATAGTTGTAATTAGcctaaattattatatattgtcAGTATTTGCTTCGTTATCACGTCTATTCAATGTACTTAAGTTCTGTTTCTAATCATATGTTATCCCCTTTGTTCATTTCGTCGATTAATTAGGTATTCATCTTTCGTATAAAagtattgtattttttctttgtaagtcAGTTTTTTGTACCCGGAGTTGCAGTACAGATCT
This window harbors:
- the LOC141860820 gene encoding uncharacterized protein LOC141860820; amino-acid sequence: MGGVWERIIRSIRKILRALLGQQAISDEMLQTLMSEIQGILNSRPLTPVSSDPKDLDPLTPNHLLLFKASPNLPPGSFCKEDVYSKRRWKQLQYLTDVFWKRWLKEYLPTLLVREKWINPRRCLTSGNLVLICDETVPRGNWPLGKVIEAHHGKDRYVRSAKVRTSSTILTRPVTKLCFLEGERGPFSS